From Candidatus Eremiobacteraceae bacterium, a single genomic window includes:
- the aroC gene encoding chorismate synthase, which produces MIRYLTAGESHGPALVGIVDGLPAGMRLDVPAIQAELKRRQGGHGRGRRMQIESDEVEFLSGVRGGETLGSPVALYVRNRDFENVRNIMDPMTGAGPPITRPRPGHADFAGALKYRHRDLRNVLERASARETAMRVAVGALCRQYLALVGIRVSGRVVRIGDVASRQFDRAPGPDVEDSPVRCDDDAASAAMVEAIDKAKEDGDTLGGAFEVRAAGMPVGIGGNRQPADRLDARIAGALMSIQTVKAVEIGSGSFGGAFTGSTAHDTFEPGQDGPARGSNRAGGIEGGMSNGQDVVAYVRVKPIATLMRPLASVDLVTGARAPATIVRSDVCAVPAASVIGEAMLCIALAEAVSEKYGSDSVEELTAHFAASERGARALFSVLHPPAGND; this is translated from the coding sequence ATGATCCGGTATCTGACCGCGGGTGAATCGCACGGCCCTGCGCTGGTCGGCATCGTCGACGGACTGCCGGCCGGGATGCGACTCGATGTACCGGCGATCCAAGCCGAGTTGAAACGGCGTCAGGGCGGCCACGGACGCGGGCGCCGGATGCAAATCGAGTCGGATGAGGTCGAGTTCTTGAGCGGCGTGCGCGGGGGCGAGACCTTGGGCTCGCCGGTTGCGCTCTACGTGCGCAACCGCGACTTCGAGAATGTCCGCAACATCATGGACCCGATGACGGGCGCGGGGCCGCCGATCACCCGGCCGCGGCCTGGTCATGCGGATTTCGCGGGCGCTCTGAAATACCGTCATCGCGATCTGCGAAACGTCTTGGAGCGCGCGAGTGCGCGCGAAACGGCCATGCGCGTCGCCGTCGGAGCGTTATGCCGGCAATACCTCGCGCTCGTCGGCATACGCGTCTCGGGCCGAGTCGTTCGGATCGGCGACGTCGCATCGCGCCAGTTCGACCGGGCACCTGGCCCTGACGTCGAGGACTCCCCGGTGCGCTGCGACGACGACGCGGCCAGTGCGGCCATGGTCGAGGCGATAGACAAGGCGAAGGAAGACGGCGACACGCTGGGGGGAGCCTTCGAAGTTCGAGCAGCGGGAATGCCCGTGGGAATCGGCGGCAACCGTCAACCCGCCGACCGCCTCGATGCGCGGATCGCGGGAGCGCTCATGAGCATTCAGACGGTGAAAGCCGTGGAAATAGGCAGTGGGAGTTTTGGCGGGGCGTTCACGGGAAGCACGGCGCACGATACGTTCGAACCCGGTCAGGATGGTCCGGCGCGCGGGTCCAACCGCGCTGGTGGGATCGAGGGCGGCATGTCAAACGGACAGGATGTCGTGGCATACGTGCGAGTGAAGCCGATCGCCACGTTGATGCGTCCCTTGGCTTCTGTCGACCTCGTGACCGGGGCGCGCGCGCCGGCCACGATCGTGCGCAGCGACGTCTGCGCGGTACCTGCGGCATCGGTGATCGGCGAGGCGATGCTCTGCATCGCCCTTGCTGAAGCGGTCTCTGAGAAGTACGGCAGTGATTCGGTTGAGGAACTCACAGCGCACTTCGCAGCATCCGAACGCGGTGCGAGAGCGCTCTTCTCGGTGCTGCACCCGCCCGCCGGCAACGATTAG
- a CDS encoding BsuPI-related putative proteinase inhibitor, translated as MKPYRSRTSTPGQITITVIILVFLILFGVSFVSHEAAGEPMIPPRLAQLVHRPDPTLPEGMTYDFELLDPETQRPMPILPASGAVEFRFAVTNDSALPMKLNFPSELQCEFVARRVHTYLGGLLVLPLEVWRSSYFHNIRRTPTTLRLDPGQTEVYVADWTIDPGSTQVPAGEYRLVASFYGVEETQPLTKPY; from the coding sequence GTGAAACCGTACCGATCCAGGACGAGCACACCGGGTCAGATCACGATCACGGTGATCATCCTCGTGTTCCTTATTCTTTTCGGCGTGAGCTTCGTCTCGCACGAAGCGGCGGGCGAACCGATGATCCCGCCAAGGCTGGCCCAATTGGTGCACCGGCCGGACCCAACGCTTCCGGAAGGGATGACGTACGACTTCGAACTCCTCGATCCGGAGACCCAACGTCCGATGCCCATCCTCCCGGCGAGCGGCGCGGTGGAATTTCGATTTGCGGTCACCAACGACTCCGCGCTGCCGATGAAGCTGAATTTTCCATCCGAACTGCAATGCGAATTTGTGGCCCGGCGCGTCCACACGTATCTCGGCGGTCTGTTGGTCCTCCCGCTTGAGGTCTGGCGTTCATCGTACTTCCATAACATACGGCGCACTCCGACAACTCTACGCCTTGATCCCGGACAAACAGAAGTGTACGTCGCGGATTGGACGATCGATCCAGGCAGCACGCAAGTCCCGGCTGGAGAGTACCGGCTCGTCGCGAGCTTTTACGGCGTCGAAGAGACGCAGCCGCTGACCAAGCCATATTGA
- a CDS encoding shikimate kinase, producing the protein MQLWLTGFMGAGKSTAGRKVARIVGFPFIDCDAELEREHGPIAAIFKELGEERFRELESAKIAELAGSSNTILAAGGGAVLNPANRNLMRKDGVIVYLAISPAGALARVAHRNHRPILGPVPDLQTISAVFAQRAAAYADHDLRVAVEGKAPAAIAHIIARWFRRRLGLAAGKGKA; encoded by the coding sequence ATGCAGTTATGGCTCACCGGATTCATGGGTGCGGGGAAGTCCACCGCGGGCCGTAAAGTGGCCCGGATCGTCGGTTTTCCCTTCATCGATTGCGACGCAGAGCTCGAGCGCGAGCACGGCCCGATCGCGGCGATATTCAAAGAACTCGGTGAGGAGCGGTTTCGCGAACTCGAATCCGCGAAGATCGCGGAACTCGCGGGGTCGTCGAATACGATCCTTGCGGCGGGCGGGGGTGCGGTCTTGAATCCCGCCAACAGGAACCTGATGCGCAAGGACGGCGTGATCGTCTATCTCGCCATAAGTCCGGCCGGCGCGCTTGCGCGCGTCGCGCATAGGAATCATAGACCGATTCTTGGACCCGTCCCCGATCTCCAGACGATCTCGGCGGTGTTCGCACAGCGGGCGGCTGCATACGCCGACCATGATCTGCGAGTAGCCGTCGAAGGCAAAGCTCCGGCGGCGATCGCTCATATCATCGCGCGCTGGTTCCGTAGGCGCCTCGGCCTCGCGGCTGGCAAAGGGAAAGCGTGA
- a CDS encoding tetratricopeptide repeat protein: MAKSSGDSSKKAADPAADVLARAKAKVESKDSPGAIAVLGELSAITDCSSESKLEAAGLYAAVGAKEAAVAAYLAAGSGFLYDDADMTRARQAFAAAYELEPTSVDVLFQLGQADVVEGRTQDALAKFIDVLRRSNLKHLPALFEAGCIYQANGQHDQAILAFKKVLDKEKGHVQALVHMGQLHQTKGMVPEALGYYVQAADIAREHGQVGTARQMLNMVLALDSGNQKARFMLDDLDEHDSDDVETGAAEDAAAPPVAPKPAKTAAPLPRQVQPSRAASTAEPEKAPVTPAAAHSAPAATQAEDTAAAERRDSLKEEIDSLAAARENLEAELRRMQSEVDKAKLRDSDLVQSADKERAELKTELAELAGQRLTTELELESVKSAIEELRAEREKAEAEVAALRLQSDAASSAKAAQEAAAQAFEAERARAKAAQEAAAQAFEAERARAKAAQEAAAQAFEAERAQARAAQEAAAQAFEAERALARAEVESLVARRDEAARARAEQEAALAEIDAKRAAAKAEMEMLLAQKAAAEAAIAKAHEKSGQVVKAKAEVEATIADLSAQQDAAAKAKAAEELALAGLEARHARAQAELDALLEKKAAAEKAVAEKTAVEAKVAKTSAGHEQSVKKLVTERDKLTHEVETLRAQRDAADKALLELRAEEDKSARQKAAKEAAIKEDLQTARSELAATEAKKRELDEAYAKSKSIAAAAEQKRLEAMAAAEQAEALRAKREADAEALGFKLIALEAALKEADGKTKLIAGESALLEELSAKVGAQRAALLELQAARAEAEASLAVLRLEIEQAQRELAELRTAVDSEVRREPAQQGGYAEAVVGMVPPEACGDALRTIEGLAAEGEIPFDIAAELAGLIHEGRAIEALRVARARANVAALPAAFLLVVGDLSRDLGDVERARDAYRTLAEADEKKAAVAHARLGELFLTFADQSTAAALQRDDAHFASEKEPAKALDTYADLVARFPDDPQFREELGALHEKLGNTVAAGVAYRTAMTLYLGSDDYARANELTPRLLAVCPQDGGVLELAARAQERSGHAADAAHTLDLALACYREQHRASDVERVCRRLAESVENPVPYRKELAGLLAGVGDASGAVEQLLEAADTQIRWSQGREALTSIKEAEALAKDDPLLAERIATAKSKAAEAAKAVDDASRGDLLLSKHEFEKAADAYRRALEENPYHAGAAYQLACILTDQFPDLEKAESLLETAATLRPGHTATRYRLAVVKAARGEIGQAIELLVALARFDEANADLIEQFVARLERDADGGSPAAKYTLGIAYRELGRVEEALVILQSIQREPEFVVRCLNAIGLCLRRQGLDTAAAKRFQKAIETPGFPESQYNDALYNLGDLYESKTDPESLALSLSSFEELYARDCTYRDVADKIRSVKGKIGAVDGPKVKRLPTRSAESSS, translated from the coding sequence GTGGCTAAGTCGAGCGGGGATAGTTCCAAGAAGGCTGCAGATCCGGCTGCGGACGTGCTCGCGCGCGCCAAAGCGAAAGTCGAGTCGAAGGATAGCCCCGGCGCGATCGCCGTCTTAGGCGAACTGTCGGCGATCACCGATTGCTCGTCGGAATCGAAACTCGAGGCAGCCGGACTCTACGCGGCCGTCGGCGCGAAAGAAGCCGCCGTCGCCGCGTACTTGGCCGCCGGCAGCGGCTTCCTCTACGACGACGCCGACATGACGCGCGCTCGGCAGGCCTTCGCCGCTGCGTACGAACTCGAGCCGACGAGCGTCGACGTATTGTTCCAGCTCGGGCAAGCGGACGTCGTCGAAGGGCGCACCCAAGACGCGTTGGCGAAATTCATCGACGTTCTGCGCCGCTCGAACTTGAAGCACTTGCCGGCGTTGTTCGAAGCGGGCTGCATCTATCAAGCCAACGGTCAGCACGACCAAGCGATCCTCGCCTTCAAGAAAGTGCTCGACAAGGAAAAGGGTCACGTCCAGGCTCTCGTGCACATGGGCCAGCTGCACCAGACGAAGGGCATGGTGCCTGAAGCGCTCGGTTACTACGTGCAAGCGGCGGACATCGCGCGCGAGCACGGGCAGGTCGGCACCGCGCGTCAGATGCTGAACATGGTGCTCGCCCTGGACAGCGGGAATCAAAAAGCGCGCTTCATGCTCGACGATCTCGACGAGCACGATAGCGACGATGTCGAAACCGGAGCGGCTGAGGACGCGGCGGCGCCTCCCGTTGCACCAAAGCCCGCAAAAACCGCGGCGCCGCTGCCGCGGCAGGTCCAGCCCTCTCGCGCAGCTTCGACCGCGGAACCGGAGAAAGCGCCGGTGACCCCCGCCGCGGCTCACAGCGCTCCCGCGGCGACGCAGGCGGAGGATACCGCAGCCGCCGAGCGACGCGATAGTCTTAAGGAAGAGATCGATTCCCTCGCGGCCGCGAGAGAAAACCTCGAAGCAGAGCTGCGACGCATGCAGAGCGAGGTCGACAAGGCCAAACTCCGCGACTCGGACCTCGTGCAGTCCGCCGACAAAGAACGCGCGGAATTGAAGACCGAGCTCGCCGAACTGGCCGGACAACGTCTCACCACCGAACTCGAGTTGGAGTCGGTGAAGTCGGCGATCGAAGAGCTGCGCGCCGAGCGCGAAAAAGCGGAAGCGGAAGTCGCGGCGCTGCGCTTGCAATCGGATGCGGCGTCGTCGGCGAAAGCCGCACAAGAAGCGGCTGCGCAAGCATTTGAAGCGGAACGCGCCCGGGCGAAGGCGGCACAGGAGGCCGCTGCACAAGCCTTTGAGGCGGAACGCGCTCGGGCGAAAGCGGCCCAGGAGGCTGCTGCACAAGCCTTTGAGGCGGAACGAGCGCAGGCAAGAGCCGCGCAAGAAGCTGCTGCACAAGCCTTTGAAGCAGAACGCGCTCTAGCGAGAGCGGAAGTGGAATCGCTCGTGGCACGCCGCGACGAAGCGGCGCGAGCCCGTGCGGAACAGGAAGCCGCGCTGGCGGAGATCGATGCGAAGCGCGCCGCCGCCAAGGCGGAGATGGAGATGCTGCTCGCTCAAAAGGCTGCGGCCGAAGCGGCGATCGCAAAAGCGCACGAGAAGAGCGGACAAGTCGTCAAGGCCAAGGCGGAGGTCGAAGCGACGATCGCCGACCTGAGCGCACAGCAAGATGCTGCGGCGAAAGCAAAGGCCGCAGAAGAACTCGCCCTCGCCGGGCTCGAAGCGCGGCACGCGCGCGCCCAAGCCGAACTCGACGCGCTGCTCGAGAAAAAGGCGGCTGCCGAGAAGGCCGTCGCTGAGAAGACGGCTGTCGAAGCCAAGGTCGCGAAGACGAGCGCCGGCCACGAACAGTCGGTCAAGAAGCTCGTCACCGAACGAGACAAACTCACGCACGAAGTCGAGACCCTTCGAGCGCAGCGTGATGCCGCTGATAAGGCATTGCTCGAACTGCGCGCTGAGGAAGACAAGAGCGCGCGCCAGAAAGCTGCCAAAGAAGCGGCGATCAAGGAAGATCTCCAAACAGCACGGTCGGAACTGGCCGCGACCGAAGCCAAGAAGCGTGAACTCGACGAAGCGTATGCGAAGTCGAAGTCTATCGCGGCAGCGGCGGAGCAGAAACGCCTCGAGGCGATGGCGGCGGCCGAGCAGGCCGAGGCGCTGCGCGCGAAGCGGGAAGCCGACGCCGAGGCGCTCGGGTTCAAACTCATCGCCCTGGAAGCGGCGCTCAAAGAGGCGGACGGCAAGACCAAACTTATCGCCGGGGAGTCAGCGCTTCTCGAAGAGCTATCGGCCAAAGTCGGCGCGCAGCGCGCGGCGCTCTTAGAATTGCAAGCGGCACGAGCGGAGGCGGAAGCTTCCTTGGCCGTGCTGCGTCTTGAGATCGAGCAGGCCCAGCGCGAACTCGCCGAGCTTCGCACGGCCGTCGACAGCGAAGTACGCCGCGAACCGGCACAGCAAGGCGGATACGCGGAAGCCGTCGTCGGGATGGTGCCGCCGGAAGCCTGCGGCGATGCGCTTCGCACGATCGAAGGGCTTGCGGCCGAAGGTGAGATTCCGTTCGACATCGCGGCCGAACTCGCCGGCCTCATCCACGAAGGCCGCGCCATCGAAGCGCTGCGAGTCGCGCGCGCGCGCGCAAACGTGGCGGCTCTGCCGGCAGCGTTCCTGTTGGTGGTCGGCGACCTTTCACGCGATCTCGGCGACGTCGAACGCGCTCGCGATGCCTATCGCACCCTTGCCGAAGCGGACGAAAAGAAGGCCGCTGTGGCGCATGCGCGGCTCGGCGAACTCTTCCTGACGTTCGCGGACCAGAGCACCGCAGCCGCACTGCAGCGCGACGATGCGCATTTCGCATCCGAGAAAGAGCCGGCAAAGGCGCTGGATACCTATGCCGATCTCGTCGCGCGCTTCCCAGACGATCCGCAATTCCGTGAAGAACTGGGTGCGCTGCACGAAAAACTCGGCAACACTGTCGCGGCCGGCGTCGCCTACCGCACCGCGATGACGCTGTACTTGGGCAGCGATGACTACGCGCGCGCGAACGAACTCACACCGCGCCTTCTCGCCGTCTGCCCGCAAGACGGCGGCGTGCTGGAACTGGCGGCGCGCGCCCAGGAGCGCAGCGGCCACGCGGCCGACGCCGCGCACACGCTTGATCTCGCGCTTGCATGTTACCGCGAGCAACATCGGGCATCGGACGTCGAGCGCGTCTGCCGCCGCTTGGCGGAGAGCGTCGAGAATCCGGTGCCGTACCGCAAAGAACTGGCCGGGCTGCTCGCCGGTGTCGGCGACGCGTCCGGGGCCGTCGAGCAGCTGCTTGAGGCCGCAGACACGCAGATCCGTTGGTCGCAAGGCCGGGAGGCGCTGACGTCGATCAAAGAGGCGGAAGCTCTCGCCAAAGACGACCCGCTGCTCGCCGAGCGGATCGCAACGGCCAAGAGCAAGGCCGCCGAGGCGGCAAAAGCGGTGGACGACGCGAGTCGCGGCGACCTGCTGCTGAGCAAGCATGAGTTTGAGAAGGCTGCCGACGCCTACCGCCGCGCGCTCGAAGAAAATCCGTATCACGCCGGAGCGGCGTACCAGCTCGCGTGCATCCTCACGGACCAGTTCCCGGACCTCGAAAAAGCGGAGTCCTTGCTCGAGACAGCTGCGACGCTGCGACCCGGTCATACGGCGACGCGCTACCGGCTCGCCGTCGTCAAGGCGGCGCGCGGGGAAATAGGCCAAGCGATCGAGCTGCTTGTCGCGCTTGCCAGATTCGACGAGGCGAACGCCGACCTCATCGAACAGTTCGTCGCGCGGCTGGAACGCGACGCCGACGGCGGCTCCCCGGCGGCGAAGTACACGTTGGGCATCGCCTATCGGGAACTCGGGCGGGTCGAAGAAGCGCTGGTCATCTTGCAATCCATCCAGCGCGAGCCGGAATTCGTCGTCCGCTGCCTCAACGCGATCGGTCTGTGCTTGCGCCGTCAGGGCCTCGATACCGCCGCCGCCAAGCGCTTCCAAAAGGCGATCGAGACGCCCGGCTTTCCGGAATCGCAGTACAACGACGCGCTCTACAATCTGGGCGATCTCTACGAAAGCAAGACCGATCCGGAATCGCTCGCACTTTCGCTGTCGTCCTTCGAAGAACTTTATGCGCGCGATTGCACGTATCGCGACGTCGCGGATAAGATCAGATCGGTGAAGGGCAAGATCGGCGCTGTGGACGGACCGAAAGTGAAGCGGTTGCCGACGCGCAGCGCTGAATCGAGCAGCTGA